GATCTTGGGTGAATACTCTTTTTACATGGACTGACCGCAACGATCCTTCAAATAGCTCATACCACTACCGGATTGGATGCACTGACCATGAAGGTGAGTTTGGCGTCTATTGCAGCAGCACTGATGAAGTCTTCCAGCTTGGAGAGAGCAATGGATCTGATGAAGACATCTTCCTCATGATTGCTGCGGCTTCAGTTGGGCTGATCGTGGATAGAGACAACTAGACATCTGATCGAATGATGGTGATTAAAGAGAGGATTGCTGCTGCTGAAGGACTTGTCCAATGGAAGGCTATTGCGGAGGAGGTGAAGTGATGTCAAATAAAAGTTCTTTTAATACTTGTACTCTCATGCAATACACAAAACAACAACTCTCACAGTATTTAATTCGGAAAAACTGATGCAGAATCTCTTTCAGAAGTGCTGCTCCGTATGCAGTAAATCATTCCCTGCCACTCGCGAGTTTTTCGGGCACTACTCACGCAATGGCAAGTTCAAACCGAACTGCCGCGAATGTGAACGCGAAAGAGTCAAAGCTTGGCGAAAAAAGAATCCTCAAAAAGCAAATGCTGGATACAAGCGGCGCCAGAACAAACTTGATGGCTGGGCTCCAACTGCCGAACAGAAGATCAAGCTGTACCTAAAAGCTGATGGTATTTGTCGTTATTGCCAAACCCCCCTTGGTGTGAATGCGCAGGTTGATCACGCCATTCCAGTAGCCCGTGGTGGGACCAACGACATTTCAAACTTGGATCTGATTTGCGCTCGTTGCAATCAGGAGAAAGATGCAAAGACCCCAACGGAATACGACTCGTGGAAAAGGAGAGCTGCCTGATTCCCATAACACGGGGGCTGAACTGGGGACTACCGCTCGAATGCGCCGCAAGCTGGATCGACAGACAAGAAAATGCGGGAGTGGGGTGGAGCGCCAGTAAGCCAATAAAGCCAACACGAAAGCTTGAACAACATCAAATCACAAAACTTTCTGCCAACATTGAAATGCTTTGAAGACTCTAACCATTTCAGTTTAGAAAATTTATCCCTAAAGCATTCACTTCTAAGTATAAAGAGTTGAGAAAAAATATACAATCTGCATAAATCATACAATTCGCGTAGCTGGAAAGAAATTATGATCATATTTCAATGAAGCCAGCTTAACAAGCTAATGTCAAAAACAAAGTCTTGGCTAGAATAATAAATTGCATGCAACTAGATGACTACATCAAGCGCAATGCCTTATGCGTTTTTTCTAGATACTATTAGTTCCTACACAAATACACCAAACGGTTCAGCAATTATAGGTGAAACTAGTTTAGCAGGACAAAAAGAGATAAACGATAGCAAGCGTTTTTTTGGGATGAGTGCCGCTTTCAATGGGGGTGGAGATGCCGCAGAGACTTGGGGCTTAATTAATAAGAAATTAAATACGATTAGCAGGCTGAGCGGAGATGCCAAAGCATCCGCAATTGTAAACGCAGCGTTACTATATCCTATCGAACTTGATCCAAGCTTGAATGATGGACGGCCAGAAGATCCAAAAAATTGGTTTTACGCCCAAAACTTTCAAATGAAGAATCCAGCAGATGCTGCAGAAAATTATGCTTTAGTTACCATAATGCTATGGGTGGCAAATCAGTTATATCCAAACACTAAAATCATTCCTGTCTTTGACTCCTACTATGTTAAAGGATTAAACTTTCCGCCCTCAGGTATTGTTGATGAAGTCAATGCAAAAATTACACCATTAGGCATCCCAGCACTAGAAAAAGTCAACGATAAGCCACCAGAGGGAAAACAATGGAATATGCTTTCCACATTCTATAATAACAAACTGATTGATGGATGGATTGGAGATATTTAT
The DNA window shown above is from Synechococcus sp. CC9902 and carries:
- a CDS encoding HNH endonuclease; translated protein: MQNLFQKCCSVCSKSFPATREFFGHYSRNGKFKPNCRECERERVKAWRKKNPQKANAGYKRRQNKLDGWAPTAEQKIKLYLKADGICRYCQTPLGVNAQVDHAIPVARGGTNDISNLDLICARCNQEKDAKTPTEYDSWKRRAA